In Alteribacter lacisalsi, a genomic segment contains:
- the sucC gene encoding ADP-forming succinate--CoA ligase subunit beta, which produces MNIHEYQGKEVLRNYGVAVPNGKVAYSVDEAVEAAQSLSTDVTVVKAQIHAGGRGKAGGVKVAKNLDEVRTYADEILGKTLVTHQTGPEGKEVKRLLIEEGCDIKSEYYVGVVVDRDTSRITMMASEEGGTEIEEVAEKTPEKIFKEVIDPVVGLMPYQARRLAFNINIPKELVRDAVKFMMGLYKAFEEKDCSIAEINPLVTTGDGKVMALDAKLNFDSNALYRQKDIIELRDLDEEDEKEIEASKHDLSYIALDGNIGCMVNGAGLAMATMDIIKHYSGDPANFLDVGGGATKEKVTEAFKIILSDKSVKGIYVNIFGGIMKCDIIAEGVVAATKEMGLELPLVVRLEGTNVELGKQILEDSGLNITAADSMADGAQKIVSLVKQ; this is translated from the coding sequence ATGAATATCCATGAGTATCAAGGTAAAGAAGTACTAAGAAATTACGGTGTCGCGGTTCCTAACGGAAAAGTGGCTTATTCAGTGGATGAAGCTGTAGAAGCAGCCCAATCTCTAAGCACGGATGTAACCGTTGTCAAAGCCCAGATCCATGCTGGCGGACGCGGGAAAGCAGGCGGAGTTAAGGTTGCCAAAAATCTGGATGAAGTGCGTACATATGCCGATGAAATTCTCGGTAAAACACTGGTGACACACCAGACGGGTCCAGAAGGTAAAGAAGTAAAGCGCTTACTTATCGAAGAGGGCTGTGACATTAAAAGTGAGTACTACGTAGGTGTGGTTGTTGACCGCGATACGTCCCGTATTACGATGATGGCGTCTGAAGAAGGCGGAACGGAAATTGAAGAGGTGGCAGAAAAAACTCCTGAGAAGATTTTCAAAGAAGTCATCGACCCGGTTGTCGGTCTTATGCCGTATCAGGCACGCCGTCTTGCGTTCAACATTAACATTCCAAAAGAACTTGTCCGCGATGCGGTCAAATTCATGATGGGTCTATACAAGGCGTTTGAAGAAAAGGACTGCTCCATTGCGGAGATCAATCCACTTGTAACTACTGGGGACGGGAAAGTAATGGCTCTGGATGCGAAGCTGAACTTCGATTCCAACGCCCTTTACCGCCAAAAAGACATCATTGAGCTTCGTGACCTTGACGAAGAAGATGAAAAGGAAATTGAAGCGTCCAAGCACGACCTGAGCTATATTGCCCTTGATGGCAACATCGGCTGTATGGTTAACGGTGCAGGCCTTGCCATGGCAACAATGGATATTATCAAGCATTACAGTGGAGACCCTGCCAATTTCCTTGACGTAGGCGGCGGTGCAACGAAAGAAAAAGTAACCGAAGCTTTTAAGATTATCCTTTCGGATAAAAGCGTAAAAGGTATTTACGTAAATATTTTCGGCGGCATTATGAAGTGCGACATTATTGCCGAAGGTGTCGTAGCAGCTACAAAGGAAATGGGACTTGAACTTCCGCTCGTTGTCCGTCTTGAAGGAACAAACGTAGAGCTTGGCAAACAGATTCTTGAAGATTCCGGACTGAACATCACAGCCGCTGATTCAATGGCAGACGGCGCTCAAAAAATCGTTTCTCTAGTGAAACAGTAA
- the sucD gene encoding succinate--CoA ligase subunit alpha, translating into MSILINKDTKLIVQGITGATGLFHTKQAVEYGTNVVGGVTPGKGGTEVEGIPVFDTVSDAVNQTGANASVVYVPPAFAADAIMEAADAGIELVITITEGIPVTDMIKVKRYLEDKETRLIGPNCPGVITPDECKIGIMPGYIHKKGHVGVVSRSGTLTYEAVHQLSTEGIGQSTAVGIGGDPVNGTDFIDVLKQFNEDDDTYAVIMIGEIGGTAEEEAAEWIKANMKKPVVGFIGGQTAPPGKRMGHAGAIISGGKGTAAEKIKTLENCGVKVAQTPAVMGETLIASLKDNDIYEKCVTHK; encoded by the coding sequence ATGAGTATCCTTATTAATAAAGACACTAAGCTTATTGTACAAGGTATCACCGGTGCAACAGGACTTTTTCATACAAAGCAGGCAGTTGAGTACGGGACAAACGTCGTTGGCGGTGTAACGCCAGGAAAAGGCGGGACCGAAGTTGAAGGCATCCCCGTTTTTGACACGGTAAGTGACGCAGTGAACCAGACGGGAGCCAACGCTTCTGTCGTTTATGTTCCGCCTGCATTTGCAGCTGACGCAATCATGGAAGCAGCAGATGCTGGAATTGAGCTTGTGATTACCATTACAGAAGGTATTCCTGTAACGGATATGATAAAAGTGAAACGTTATCTTGAAGATAAAGAAACACGCCTGATTGGACCAAACTGTCCTGGCGTCATTACACCGGACGAGTGCAAAATTGGTATCATGCCCGGCTACATTCATAAAAAAGGCCATGTAGGTGTTGTCTCACGTTCTGGTACCCTCACTTACGAAGCTGTTCACCAGCTTTCTACTGAAGGAATCGGCCAGTCAACAGCTGTCGGAATTGGCGGCGACCCGGTTAACGGAACGGACTTCATCGATGTACTCAAGCAGTTCAACGAAGATGATGACACGTATGCTGTTATTATGATCGGTGAAATCGGCGGAACAGCTGAAGAAGAAGCTGCAGAGTGGATCAAAGCCAACATGAAAAAGCCGGTAGTAGGCTTTATCGGCGGTCAGACTGCACCTCCAGGAAAACGCATGGGCCACGCAGGTGCGATTATTTCCGGCGGTAAAGGCACAGCTGCTGAAAAAATCAAGACGCTTGAAAACTGCGGTGTAAAAGTCGCGCAAACTCCTGCTGTTATGGGGGAGACTTTGATTGCGTCTCTTAAAGATAACGATATATACGAAAAATGCGTTACACATAAATAA
- the dprA gene encoding DNA-processing protein DprA: protein MNTLRERLLYLQHAAGAGASFVHQLLNADPELSSPFDMNPGQLAKAGKISLSRAGRICGTLKDLQLRRIDLPKLYAKERAGWFTIFDNEYPPLLKTIYDPPAVLFYQGDPSILKNVSPLAVIGPRKPSEEALAIMNTLLPPVLKRKFLIVSGLAEGVDRLAHEISLSWNSPTAAVLGSGFHHIYPRSNVSLARTIAHSNLLLSEYAPWQKPNKWQFPERNRLISGLTKAVLIIEARERSGTMITAGTALEQGRDVFAVPGSPLKKESAGCIRLIQDGAKAVLCSNDILEEF from the coding sequence ATGAATACACTCCGCGAACGCCTCCTTTATCTGCAGCATGCCGCAGGGGCAGGTGCTTCTTTTGTGCACCAGCTTCTCAATGCAGATCCTGAACTTTCATCCCCGTTTGACATGAATCCCGGCCAGCTTGCAAAGGCGGGCAAAATTTCCTTATCCAGAGCAGGCAGAATATGCGGGACCCTTAAAGACCTGCAGCTTCGGCGGATTGATCTCCCAAAACTATACGCTAAGGAAAGGGCAGGCTGGTTCACTATTTTTGATAATGAGTATCCTCCATTACTGAAAACGATTTATGACCCCCCAGCTGTCCTGTTTTACCAGGGTGATCCATCTATCCTCAAAAACGTCTCTCCTCTTGCCGTAATTGGTCCCAGAAAGCCGTCAGAAGAAGCACTGGCAATCATGAACACTCTGCTCCCCCCTGTACTTAAAAGAAAGTTTCTGATCGTCTCAGGCCTTGCAGAAGGGGTGGATCGGCTTGCACACGAAATCAGCCTTTCCTGGAACAGTCCGACTGCAGCCGTCCTCGGTTCAGGTTTTCATCATATCTATCCCCGCTCAAACGTATCCTTAGCGAGAACAATAGCTCACTCCAATCTTCTATTAAGCGAATATGCTCCATGGCAAAAGCCGAACAAGTGGCAGTTTCCTGAAAGAAACCGCCTTATCAGCGGTCTTACAAAAGCGGTTCTGATCATTGAGGCCCGTGAGCGGAGCGGAACGATGATTACGGCCGGCACAGCACTTGAACAGGGGAGAGATGTGTTTGCCGTCCCAGGCTCCCCGTTAAAAAAAGAGTCCGCCGGATGTATTCGCCTGATTCAGGATGGGGCAAAAGCCGTCCTCTGCTCGAATGACATTCTTGAAGAATTTTGA
- the topA gene encoding type I DNA topoisomerase, producing the protein MSDYLVIVESPAKAKTIGKYLGKRYAVKASMGHVIDLPKSQMGVDVEENFTPKYITIRGKGPILKELKTAAKKAKKIYLAADPDREGEAIAWHLAHSLNIDDGTKCRVVFNEITKQAIKDSFKTPRTINMNLVDAQQARRVLDRLVGYNISPLLWKKVKKGLSAGRVQSVAVKMIIDREKEIQAFEPEEYWSVEAKLNKSGKPFEAKFYGTDGEKTELRTKEDVDRVLGKITGSTLNVDRVTKKERKRNPVVPFTTSSLQQEAARKLNFRAKKTMMLAQQLYEGIDVGKGGTDGLITYMRTDSTRISETARNETRDYIEANFGKEFLNDSRVKTKQSTNSQDAHEAIRPTAVMKDPKSVKPYLTRDQYRLYKLIWDRLVASLMAPAVMDTMSVDLTNNGVLFRATGSKLKFPGFMKVYIEGTDDGKKEEDKMLPELVEGEQIDVESIEPNQHFTQPPPRYTEARLVKTLEELGIGRPSTFAPTLDTIQRRGYVALEDKRFVPTELGTIVLDLIIEFFPEILNVEFTAQMEADLDSIEDGKENWVQIISQFYEEFEKRLKTAEEEMKEVEIRDEPAGEDCEKCGHEMVYKMGRYGKFMACSNFPECRNTKAIVKDVGVKCPTCKEGNVVERKSKKKRIFYGCDRYPECEFISWDKPIARTCPKCSKMLVEKKTKKGKHVQCSECDYKEEEN; encoded by the coding sequence ATGTCCGATTACTTAGTGATCGTCGAATCCCCGGCTAAAGCAAAAACAATCGGTAAATATCTTGGTAAGCGCTACGCTGTAAAAGCGTCAATGGGGCACGTAATTGATTTGCCCAAGAGTCAGATGGGCGTTGATGTAGAGGAGAATTTTACTCCCAAATACATTACGATCAGAGGAAAAGGGCCGATTCTTAAGGAATTGAAAACAGCTGCGAAAAAAGCAAAAAAGATCTATCTCGCAGCCGACCCGGACCGTGAAGGGGAAGCCATTGCCTGGCACCTCGCCCACAGCCTTAACATTGATGACGGGACAAAATGCCGTGTTGTTTTTAATGAGATTACGAAACAGGCCATAAAAGATTCGTTTAAAACACCGCGAACAATTAATATGAATTTAGTGGATGCCCAGCAGGCAAGAAGAGTTCTGGACAGACTGGTCGGCTACAATATCAGCCCTCTTTTATGGAAGAAAGTGAAAAAGGGACTGAGTGCAGGCCGTGTGCAGTCAGTAGCGGTAAAAATGATTATTGACCGTGAAAAGGAAATTCAGGCTTTTGAACCTGAAGAATACTGGTCCGTTGAAGCGAAACTGAATAAGAGCGGAAAACCGTTTGAAGCGAAGTTTTATGGTACAGACGGGGAAAAGACTGAATTACGCACAAAAGAAGATGTAGACCGTGTACTCGGGAAAATTACCGGGAGTACACTGAATGTTGACAGGGTTACAAAAAAGGAACGAAAAAGAAATCCTGTAGTGCCGTTTACAACATCATCCCTTCAGCAGGAAGCAGCAAGAAAGCTTAACTTCCGCGCGAAGAAAACGATGATGCTTGCACAGCAGCTTTACGAGGGGATCGATGTGGGAAAAGGCGGCACTGATGGGCTGATTACCTACATGAGAACAGATTCCACCAGGATCTCGGAAACGGCCAGAAATGAAACCCGGGATTATATCGAAGCGAATTTCGGAAAAGAGTTTCTAAACGATTCGCGGGTAAAAACGAAACAGAGCACCAACTCCCAGGATGCTCATGAAGCGATACGCCCTACTGCGGTCATGAAGGATCCAAAATCGGTTAAACCATATCTTACAAGGGATCAGTACAGACTGTACAAACTGATCTGGGACCGCCTGGTCGCCAGTCTGATGGCCCCCGCAGTGATGGATACGATGAGTGTGGACCTGACAAACAACGGAGTTCTGTTCAGGGCTACCGGATCCAAGCTTAAATTTCCAGGCTTCATGAAAGTTTATATTGAAGGAACGGATGATGGCAAAAAAGAGGAAGATAAGATGCTTCCTGAGCTTGTGGAAGGCGAACAGATCGATGTGGAATCAATTGAGCCGAATCAGCACTTTACCCAGCCTCCTCCGCGATACACCGAAGCACGGCTTGTGAAAACACTCGAAGAACTTGGCATTGGACGTCCTTCCACGTTTGCACCAACCCTTGATACGATTCAGCGCAGGGGATATGTTGCGCTTGAGGATAAGCGGTTTGTACCGACTGAACTGGGAACGATCGTCCTGGATCTGATCATTGAGTTTTTCCCGGAAATTCTTAATGTGGAGTTTACCGCCCAGATGGAAGCGGATCTTGACTCCATCGAGGACGGTAAAGAAAACTGGGTTCAGATTATCAGCCAGTTTTACGAAGAGTTCGAAAAGCGCCTTAAAACGGCTGAGGAAGAAATGAAGGAAGTAGAAATCCGTGACGAACCTGCCGGTGAAGACTGTGAAAAGTGCGGTCATGAGATGGTTTATAAAATGGGCCGGTACGGTAAATTTATGGCCTGCTCCAACTTCCCTGAATGCCGGAACACAAAAGCGATCGTGAAGGACGTAGGGGTCAAATGCCCAACGTGTAAAGAGGGCAACGTTGTCGAGCGGAAGAGCAAGAAAAAGAGAATCTTCTACGGCTGCGACAGATACCCGGAATGTGAATTTATTTCCTGGGATAAACCGATCGCAAGGACATGTCCGAAATGCTCAAAAATGCTCGTTGAGAAAAAGACGAAAAAAGGCAAGCATGTTCAGTGCTCGGAATGCGATTATAAAGAAGAAGAAAACTGA
- the trmFO gene encoding FADH(2)-oxidizing methylenetetrahydrofolate--tRNA-(uracil(54)-C(5))-methyltransferase TrmFO: MTQHVNVIGAGLAGSEAAWQLARRGVQVHLYEMRPVRQTPAHHTDKFAELVCSNSLRANGLANAVGILKEEMRTLDSVIIRSADDCSVPAGGALAVDRHEFAQLVTDRVKGHENVTVMTEEMTRIPDGPTIIATGPLTSEALSNELKALTGEEYLYFYDAAAPILETDSIDMDKVYLKSRYDKGEAAYLNCPMTEEEFDRFYEALISAETVPVKDFEKEMFFEGCMPIEVMARRGRKTLTFGPMKPVGLEDPKTGKRPYAVVQLRQDNSSGTLYNIVGFQTHMKWGPQKEVFSLIPGLENAEIVRYGVMHRNTFVNSPNLLRKTYQYKDRDDLFFAGQMTGVEGYVESAAAGLVSGINAARLVSGEAPVEFPDETMTGAMANYITTANPDNFQPINANMGLLPPFEERIRNKKERYEAHGQRALGTIQNFVKKL; this comes from the coding sequence ATGACACAGCATGTTAATGTGATTGGTGCCGGTCTTGCTGGAAGCGAAGCCGCCTGGCAGTTAGCCAGAAGAGGTGTGCAGGTTCATCTGTACGAAATGCGTCCTGTCAGACAGACACCGGCTCACCATACAGATAAATTTGCAGAACTTGTCTGCAGTAATTCACTTCGTGCGAATGGACTGGCAAATGCAGTCGGTATTCTTAAGGAAGAGATGCGCACCCTTGATTCGGTTATTATCCGGTCGGCAGACGACTGTTCTGTTCCTGCAGGAGGGGCACTTGCGGTGGACCGCCATGAATTTGCCCAGCTAGTGACCGACCGTGTAAAGGGACATGAAAATGTAACGGTGATGACAGAAGAAATGACCCGAATTCCGGATGGGCCTACGATTATTGCAACAGGCCCGCTCACTTCCGAAGCTCTTTCTAATGAACTAAAGGCACTTACAGGTGAGGAGTATCTCTATTTTTATGATGCTGCTGCGCCGATTCTGGAAACGGACTCCATCGATATGGATAAAGTTTATCTCAAATCACGATACGACAAAGGCGAAGCTGCCTACCTGAACTGTCCAATGACAGAAGAGGAGTTTGACCGGTTTTACGAGGCACTGATCAGTGCGGAAACGGTTCCGGTTAAAGATTTTGAAAAGGAAATGTTTTTCGAAGGCTGTATGCCGATTGAAGTGATGGCGCGCCGCGGCAGGAAAACCCTTACTTTCGGACCGATGAAGCCTGTCGGCCTTGAGGATCCGAAAACCGGGAAACGGCCCTATGCCGTCGTCCAGCTGCGCCAGGATAACAGCTCAGGTACGCTCTACAACATTGTCGGCTTTCAGACCCACATGAAATGGGGCCCGCAGAAAGAAGTATTCTCTCTAATTCCGGGACTCGAAAATGCTGAAATTGTCCGTTATGGCGTGATGCACAGAAACACGTTCGTAAACTCGCCAAACCTGCTCCGTAAGACGTATCAGTATAAGGACCGTGATGATTTGTTTTTTGCAGGACAGATGACAGGTGTTGAAGGATACGTGGAAAGTGCTGCGGCGGGTCTTGTGTCCGGAATCAATGCAGCCAGATTGGTATCGGGAGAAGCGCCTGTTGAATTCCCCGATGAAACGATGACCGGAGCCATGGCGAACTACATTACCACCGCCAATCCGGATAATTTCCAGCCGATCAATGCGAATATGGGACTGCTTCCGCCGTTTGAGGAAAGAATCAGGAATAAAAAAGAACGGTATGAAGCCCATGGCCAGCGCGCATTGGGAACAATTCAGAATTTTGTGAAAAAATTGTAA
- the xerC gene encoding tyrosine recombinase XerC: MSSDWIEHFVRYLQIERNASVHTVNNYRADILEFDMFLKQQPKAGFAAVSYADVRDYLAVLHKKEYARKTAARKISALRSFYRFLVREERIKSNPFVLASTPKSGSRLPTFFYEEEMKAIFESADVSSPLGMRNLAIAELLYATGIRVSECAGIDMKDLDFDIGILLVRGKGRKERYVPAGGFALEAIDHYIQSARPKLQESKKEEEALFLNFRGNRLSDRSIRTILNKLVEDASLKSRMSPHVLRHTFATHMLNAGADLRTVQELLGHSSLSATQIYTHVTTDRLKDTITRFHPRA, encoded by the coding sequence ATGTCCAGTGACTGGATCGAACATTTTGTCCGTTATCTGCAGATTGAAAGAAACGCTTCAGTGCACACTGTAAATAATTACCGTGCTGATATTCTGGAATTTGACATGTTTCTCAAGCAGCAGCCGAAAGCCGGTTTCGCTGCTGTTTCGTATGCAGATGTGAGAGACTACCTGGCGGTTTTACATAAAAAGGAATACGCAAGAAAAACCGCGGCACGCAAAATTTCTGCCCTCCGTTCGTTTTACCGTTTTCTCGTAAGGGAAGAACGGATAAAAAGCAACCCTTTCGTGCTTGCTTCCACGCCGAAAAGCGGGTCGAGGCTTCCAACTTTTTTTTATGAAGAGGAAATGAAGGCGATCTTTGAGTCAGCCGATGTATCCTCCCCGCTTGGGATGAGAAATCTGGCGATTGCAGAACTTCTTTATGCAACGGGAATTCGAGTAAGCGAGTGCGCAGGAATTGATATGAAAGATCTTGATTTTGATATAGGCATTCTCCTCGTGAGAGGGAAAGGCCGTAAGGAGCGCTATGTACCTGCCGGCGGGTTTGCCCTTGAAGCGATTGATCATTATATTCAAAGCGCCCGTCCTAAACTGCAGGAATCAAAAAAAGAAGAGGAAGCACTTTTCCTCAACTTCAGAGGAAACAGACTTTCGGACCGGAGTATCAGAACCATTCTGAACAAGCTTGTGGAGGACGCCTCTTTGAAATCGCGGATGAGCCCCCACGTGCTCAGACATACATTTGCAACCCATATGCTGAATGCCGGTGCAGATCTGAGGACAGTCCAGGAGCTTCTCGGACACAGCAGTCTCTCTGCAACGCAGATTTATACCCATGTTACGACCGACCGCCTTAAGGATACAATCACCAGGTTTCACCCGAGAGCCTGA
- the hslV gene encoding ATP-dependent protease subunit HslV, translating to MDQIRGTTIFAVRHNGTAAMAGDGQVTFGNAVVMKHTARKVRRLYRGNVVAGFAGSVADAFTLYDKFETKLEEYSGNLKRAAVELAKDWRSDRVLRKLEAMLIVMDKTDLYLIAGTGEVIEPDDGIIAIGSGGSYALAAGRALKKHGDSLSARELAVSALEVASDICVYTNNEIIVEEIKS from the coding sequence ATGGATCAAATCAGAGGAACAACGATATTTGCTGTACGCCATAACGGGACCGCCGCCATGGCCGGTGACGGGCAGGTGACGTTTGGAAACGCCGTTGTAATGAAACATACCGCGAGGAAGGTCAGAAGGCTCTACAGAGGTAATGTTGTCGCGGGCTTTGCGGGTTCTGTTGCCGACGCTTTTACACTTTATGATAAATTTGAAACAAAGCTTGAGGAGTACAGCGGCAACCTGAAAAGAGCCGCAGTGGAACTTGCTAAGGACTGGCGGAGTGACAGGGTGCTGAGAAAACTTGAAGCGATGCTGATTGTGATGGATAAGACCGACCTTTACCTGATTGCCGGTACCGGGGAAGTAATTGAACCGGACGACGGAATTATTGCAATCGGATCAGGAGGAAGCTATGCACTGGCTGCCGGCCGAGCACTTAAGAAGCACGGTGACTCCCTGTCTGCCAGAGAACTTGCCGTCTCTGCCCTTGAGGTCGCTTCAGACATCTGCGTTTATACGAACAATGAAATTATTGTGGAAGAAATAAAGTCATAA
- the hslU gene encoding ATP-dependent protease ATPase subunit HslU — MSQSFTPRQIVEKLDQYIVGQSGAKRSVAVALRNRYRRSKLDESIRDEITPKNILMIGPTGVGKTEIARRLAKLTGAPFVKVEATKFTEVGYVGRDVESMVRDLVETSIRIEKDQRMNSVKEQASQNANVRLVELLVPSAKKDAGYKNPFEMLFGGNQENQQEPADQKEEEGIKDRRKRIARQLAMGELEDHYVSVEVEEQQGNFMDMFQGSGMEQMGMNMQDMLGNMMPKKKKKRRLPVRDARKVLTDDEAQKLIDMDEVTQQAVVRAEQNGMIFIDEIDKVAGKGQQQSADVSREGVQRDILPIVEGSTVMTKYGPVKTDHMLFVAAGAFHFSKPSDLIPELQGRFPIRVELSSLTVDDFVRILVEPDNALIKQYQALLETEGIHLKFSDETIRKIAEIAAKVNEETENIGARRLHTILERLLEDLSFEASDINLEEVVITPQYVEEKLQSVAQNRDLSQYIL; from the coding sequence ATGAGTCAGTCCTTTACGCCCCGGCAGATCGTGGAAAAACTCGATCAGTACATCGTCGGCCAGTCAGGGGCCAAGCGTTCCGTAGCTGTTGCCCTTAGAAACAGATACCGCCGGTCAAAGCTTGATGAAAGCATCCGCGATGAAATTACCCCAAAGAACATCCTGATGATCGGACCGACCGGTGTCGGTAAAACTGAAATTGCAAGACGTCTTGCTAAACTGACCGGGGCTCCATTTGTAAAAGTAGAAGCAACTAAGTTTACCGAAGTCGGTTACGTGGGCCGGGATGTCGAATCGATGGTGCGGGATCTCGTGGAGACGTCCATTCGTATTGAAAAGGACCAGCGCATGAACAGCGTCAAGGAACAGGCATCCCAGAATGCTAACGTCAGACTGGTTGAACTGCTCGTCCCTTCAGCTAAAAAGGATGCGGGTTATAAGAATCCGTTTGAAATGCTGTTTGGAGGGAATCAGGAAAACCAGCAGGAACCGGCCGATCAAAAGGAAGAAGAAGGGATCAAGGACCGCCGAAAGCGGATTGCCCGCCAGCTTGCTATGGGGGAACTTGAAGATCACTATGTTTCGGTGGAAGTAGAAGAGCAGCAGGGTAATTTCATGGATATGTTCCAAGGGTCAGGTATGGAGCAGATGGGCATGAACATGCAGGATATGCTCGGAAACATGATGCCGAAAAAGAAAAAGAAACGCCGGCTTCCTGTGCGCGATGCCAGAAAAGTTCTGACAGATGATGAGGCACAGAAGCTCATTGATATGGATGAAGTGACTCAGCAGGCCGTGGTCCGAGCTGAGCAGAACGGAATGATTTTTATTGATGAAATCGATAAAGTAGCCGGCAAGGGGCAGCAGCAGTCCGCGGATGTTTCCCGTGAAGGAGTACAGCGGGACATTCTGCCTATTGTGGAAGGTTCCACGGTAATGACAAAATATGGTCCGGTAAAAACCGATCACATGCTTTTCGTGGCAGCCGGCGCGTTTCATTTTTCAAAACCGTCTGATCTGATTCCGGAGCTTCAGGGCCGGTTTCCGATCCGGGTTGAGCTATCAAGCTTGACTGTGGACGATTTTGTCCGTATTCTTGTAGAGCCGGACAATGCCCTGATCAAACAGTATCAGGCTCTTCTTGAAACCGAAGGTATACATTTAAAATTTTCTGACGAAACTATTCGTAAGATTGCCGAAATTGCAGCAAAAGTAAACGAAGAAACCGAAAATATCGGAGCGCGCCGTCTTCATACCATTCTCGAAAGACTGCTTGAAGACCTTTCCTTTGAAGCTTCTGATATCAATCTCGAAGAAGTCGTCATTACACCTCAATATGTAGAAGAGAAATTACAAAGTGTCGCGCAAAACCGGGACTTGAGCCAATATATTTTATAG
- the codY gene encoding GTP-sensing pleiotropic transcriptional regulator CodY produces MDLLTKTRKINELLQKTGGQAVNFKDVAVTLRDVIEANTFIVSRRGKLLGYAIKQEIENERMKQMLEDRQFPEEYTTGLFKVEETSSNLDIDSEFTAFPVENRDLFENGLTTVVPIQGGGQRLGTLILARLSDSFDDDDLLLAEYGATVVGMEILHEKTEEIEQEARSKAVVQMAISSLSYSELEAVEHIFEELEGNEGLLVASKIADRVGITRSVIVNALRKLESAGVIESRSLGMKGTYIKVLNDKFLVELDKMKN; encoded by the coding sequence ATGGATTTACTTACAAAAACAAGAAAAATTAATGAATTACTGCAGAAAACAGGAGGGCAGGCGGTCAACTTTAAAGACGTCGCTGTCACACTCCGGGATGTAATCGAAGCCAACACATTTATTGTAAGCCGCCGCGGAAAGCTGCTCGGCTATGCAATCAAACAGGAAATTGAAAATGAGCGGATGAAGCAGATGCTGGAAGACCGCCAGTTCCCGGAAGAGTACACAACCGGACTTTTCAAGGTTGAAGAAACCTCTTCCAATCTGGATATCGACAGTGAATTTACTGCTTTTCCAGTCGAGAACCGCGATCTGTTTGAGAACGGTCTGACAACTGTTGTCCCTATTCAGGGCGGCGGTCAGCGCCTGGGCACGCTTATTCTTGCCCGTCTTTCGGACTCGTTTGATGATGATGATCTTCTTCTTGCCGAATACGGTGCTACCGTTGTCGGAATGGAGATCCTCCACGAAAAAACAGAGGAAATTGAACAGGAAGCCCGTTCCAAAGCCGTCGTGCAGATGGCGATCAGTTCTCTTTCCTACAGTGAACTTGAAGCTGTTGAACATATCTTTGAAGAGCTTGAAGGGAATGAAGGACTTCTCGTTGCAAGTAAAATTGCCGACCGTGTCGGTATTACGCGTTCAGTAATTGTAAATGCCCTTCGTAAATTGGAGAGTGCCGGGGTTATTGAATCCCGTTCCCTCGGTATGAAAGGCACATATATTAAAGTTCTAAACGATAAATTTCTTGTTGAGCTGGATAAGATGAAAAACTAA
- the flgB gene encoding flagellar basal body rod protein FlgB — protein MNILNNSTNQLLESALNASMTRQRTISNNIANVDTPGFKAEKTLFKDEMLHASDRKKFAANRTDPRHQEFGGSIGDYTTVMKSRGTSMNQSGNNVDLDYEMAKMAENQLYFQALSDRMNGRFNSIQMVLGKGR, from the coding sequence ATGAACATCCTTAACAATTCAACGAATCAGCTGCTGGAATCAGCACTAAATGCTTCCATGACCCGGCAGAGAACAATCTCCAATAATATTGCCAATGTAGATACACCTGGATTTAAGGCGGAGAAAACACTTTTTAAAGACGAAATGCTGCATGCTTCAGATCGTAAAAAATTCGCAGCGAATCGGACTGATCCGCGCCACCAGGAATTTGGAGGCAGTATAGGAGATTATACGACTGTTATGAAAAGCAGAGGAACTTCGATGAATCAGAGCGGCAATAACGTTGATCTGGATTATGAAATGGCGAAAATGGCTGAAAATCAGCTCTATTTTCAGGCGCTGTCAGACCGGATGAACGGAAGGTTCAACTCGATTCAGATGGTACTCGGAAAAGGGAGGTAG